From the genome of Vicia villosa cultivar HV-30 ecotype Madison, WI linkage group LG2, Vvil1.0, whole genome shotgun sequence, one region includes:
- the LOC131648257 gene encoding beta-fructofuranosidase, cell wall isozyme-like: MRYGGFYHLFYQYNPKGAVWGNIVWAHSVSKDLVNWTPLDHAIHPSQPSDIKGCWSGSATILPGGKPAILYTGIDPNNHQVQNIAIPKNMSDPLLREWKKSPKNPLMEPTLANKINSSSFRDPTTSWLGKDGFWRVLIGSKIDTKGMAILYKSKNFVDWVEAKHPLHSIEGTGMWECPDFYPVLDKNLDENLLRIGVDTSMNGDDVRHVLKVSLDDTKHDHYLIGSYDVVKDVFVPENGFDKDNGFVLRYDYGKYYASKTFFDDGKNRRILLGWVNESSSVADDVKKGWSGIHTIPREIWLHKSGKQLVQWPVKELENLRINPINWPIKVIKGGEIIPISGVNSVQADVEISFEISDFGKVESLSQMIDPQILCSQKGAGVKGGVGPFGLLVFASQGFKEYTAVFFRIFKYQHKNLVLMCSDQSRSSLNKDNDMTSYGTFVDVDPLHEKLSLRTLIDHSVVESFGGEGRACITARVYPTLAIHDKAMLYAFNNGTSAVKITSLSAWTMKKAKIN; encoded by the exons ATGAGATATGGAGGATTTTATCATCTATTTTACCAATATAACCCTAAAGGTGCTGTATGGGGAAATATAGTGTGGGCCCATTCAGTCTCAAAAGATCTTGTTAACTGGACACCATTGGATCATGCAATCCATCCTTCTCAACCGTCAGATATAAAAGGTTGTTGGTCAGGTTCAGCAACAATTCTCCCAGGTGGAAAACCAGCAATTTTATATACAGGAATTGATCCAAATAATCACCAAGTTCAAAACATAGCCATACCTAAAAACATGTCTGACCCATTACTTAGAGAAtggaaaaaatcaccaaaaaatccATTAATGGAACCAACTTTAGCTAATAAAATTAATTCAAGTTCATTTAGAGACCCAACTACATCTTGGCTAGGAAAAGATGGATTTTGGAGGGTACTGATTGGTAGCAAAATTGATACAAAAGGAATGGCAATTTTGTACAAAAGTAAAAATTTTGTTGATTGGGTTGAAGCAAAACATCCTTTGCATTCAATTGAAGGAACAGGAATGTGGGAGTGTCCTGATTTTTATCCTGTTTTGGATAAGAATTTGGATGAGAATTTGTTAAGAATTGGTGTTGATACTTCTATGAATGGGGATGATGTTAGACATGTTCTTAAGGTTAGTTTGGATGATACAAAACATGATCATTATTTGATTGGGAGTTATGATGTTGTTAAGGATGTTTTTGTTCCGGAAAATGGATTTGATAAGGATAATGGATTTGTTTTGAGATATGATTATGGGAAATATTATGCGTCGAAAACGTTTTTCGATGATGGGAAGAATAGAAGGATTTTGTTGGGTTGGGTTAATGAATCTTCGAGTGTGGCTGATGATGTCAAGAAAGGTTGGTCGGGGATTCAT ACTATTCCAAGGGAAATTTGGCTTCATAAATCTGGGAAACAATTGGTACAATGGCCGGTGAAGGAACTTGAAAATCTTCGTATAAATCCGATTAATTGGCCTATCAAGGTGATTAAAGGAGGTGAAATCATTCCAATTTCTGGTGTTAACTCAGTACAG GCTGATGTTGAAATTTCAtttgaaataagtgattttggAAAGGTAGAATCATTGAGCCAAATGATTGATCCTCAAATTCTGTGTAGTCAAAAGGGTGCAGGAGTAAAAGGTGGTGTTGGGCCATTTGGTTTGTTAGTATTTGCTTCTCAAGGTTTTAAAGAATACACAGCAGTGTTTTTTAGAATATTCAAATACCAACATAAGAATTTGGTTCTCATGTGCAGTGACCAAAGCAG GTCATCTTTGAATAAGGATAATGATATGACTAGTTATGGCACTTTTGTGGATGTTGACCCTCTTCATGAAAAGTTGTCATTAAGAACTTTG ATTGATCATTCAGTGGTGGAAAGTTTTGGGGGTGAAGGAAGGGCATGCATCACAGCAAGAGTTTATCCTACATTAGCAATTCATGATAAGGCTATGTTATATGCTTTCAACAATGGAACTTCTGCAGTCAAAATCACAAGTTTGAGTGCATGGACTATGAAGAAAGCAAAGATCAACTGA